In one window of Bemisia tabaci chromosome 4, PGI_BMITA_v3 DNA:
- the Art3 gene encoding protein arginine N-methyltransferase 1, translating to MASGGSSSFQMNTNGQSGRVFDNEDSSGASSGEEWEEMDCEPTEVDCLFCDQIFKDVESALPHCAAAHQFDLARLKVSLNLDDYSYIKLINYIRRNKLDPKTDLSNSSKWNTDENLQMVVPNDPWICFDIEDLAVSEIAKIPDSQDAVNVCAASPASSNGNLSSTSVNELESTISQMKLELQDKESRLVTAAEEFKKMKQLLQSVVLDDEQEDKKSVPLSVKAISAPADYSYFDSYADFDIHREMLMDRVRTSSYKNAIMKNSETFRGKTVLDVGCGTGILSMFAADAGAEKVIGIDMSNIIYNAMDVIRVNGFKNGEKIELVKGKIEDTELPVDKVDIIISEWMGYFLLFENMLDSIVYARDHHLKQPGGIIMPNRFSLELLGASDMLLHDESLKAWDNCYGYNLSFLREEYLEKPIVRTIEPDKIITSSSVLLNLDVYTCDTNSVNFSSTFKLNVLRKAQLTCLVGYFDTFFEMQDVVSFSTGPKSTPTHWKQTVFLLPEPVNVSEGQIIEGTLVCRRHPKELRSLLVKISIFDLKLKFTIN from the exons ATGGCCTCTGGTGGTAGTAGTAG TTTTCAGATGAACACCAATGGACAAAGCGGACGAGTCTTTGATAATGAAGACTCAAGTGGTGCAAGTTCTGGTGAAGAGTGGGAAGAAATGGACTGCGAGCCCACTGAAGTCGATTGCCTTTTTTgcgatcaaattttcaaagatgtgGAAAGTGCTCTTCCTCATTGTGCCGCTGCACATCAGTTTGACCTTGCCAGGCTAAAAGTTAGCCTGAATCTTGACGATTATTCATACATTAAATTGATTAATTACATCAGGAGGAACAAACTGGATCCAAAGACTGACCTTTCCAATTCATCCAAGTGGAACACggatgaaaatttacaaatggTAGTCCCGAATGATCCATGGATATGTTTCG ATATAGAAGATTTGGCAGTGTCAGAAATAGCAAAGATTCCAGATTCACAGGACGCTGTCAATGTGTGTGCTGCAAGTCCTGCTAGTTCGAATGGAAACTTAAGTTCAACGTCAGTGAATGAACTAGAATCTACCATTTCTCAAATGAAACTTGAG ttGCAAGATAAAGAATCTCGCCTGGTAACAGCAGCAGAAgagttcaaaaaaatgaaacaacttCTCCAGTCTGTTGTTCTGGATGATGAGCAAGAGGATAAAAAGTCAGTTCCTTTGAGTGTCAAAGCCATCTCTGCCCCTGCGGATTATTCCTATTTCGATTCCTATGCTGATTTTGATATTCACCGAGAGATGTTGATG GATCGTGTGAGAACAAGTTCTTACAAGAATGCCATAATGAAAAACTCGGAGACTTTCCGAGGCAAAACAGTTCTAGATGTAGGTTGTGGCACAGGGATTCTATCAATGTTTGCAGCTGATGCTGGTGCTGAGAAAGTGATCGGAATCGATATGTCAAATATTATTTACAATGCAATGGATGTTATCAG agtcaaTGGATTTAAAAACGGTGAAAAAATAGAACTGGTGAAAGGTAAAATTGAAGATACAGAGTTACCTGTCGACAAGGTGGACATCATAATCTCAGAATGGATGGGctactttcttctttttgagAACATGTTGGACAGCATAGTTTACGCACGAGATCATCATCTGAAACAGCCTGGAGGAATAATCATGCCCAATAGATTTTCATTGGAGCTCCTTGGAGCAAGTGATATGT TACTTCATGATGAATCTCTGAAAGCGTGGGACAATTGTTATGGTTATAATCTTAGTTTTCTGAGAGAAGAGTACCTCGAGAAACCTATTGTCAGAACCATCGAACCAGACAAGATTATTACCTCCAGTTCAGTTCTGCTAAACCTCGATGTTTATACCTGTGATACAAATAGCGTCAACTTCTCATCCACCTTTAAGCTGAATGTTTTACGGAAGGCCCAGTTAACGTGTTTAGTCGGATACTTCGATACGTTCTTTGAGATGCAGGATGTAGTTTCTTTTTCTACTGGACCAAAATCGACTCCTACGCATTGGAAGCAGACTGTATTTTTACTTCCGGAGCCTGTCAATGTTTCTGAAG GACAAATTATTGAAGGAACATTGGTTTGCAGGAGGCACCCCAAAGAATTGAGATCTCTTCTGgttaaaattagtatttttgaTTTGAAACTGAAATTTACCATTAACTAG
- the RpL5 gene encoding large ribosomal subunit protein uL18, producing MGFVKVVKNKQYFKRYQVQYRRRREGKTNYRNRKKLTFQPKNKYNTPKYRLVVRITNKDVICQIVYSRIVGDMVVCAAYSHELPRYGVKVGLTNYAAAYATGLLLARRLLQKLQLDTLYEGCKEVNGDEYIIEAAEKGPRPFRCYLDIGLVRTSTGARVFGAMKGAIDGGLNIPYRSKRFPGYDAEAKEFNADVHRKHIFGLHVAEYMKQLQEEDEDAYQKQFSQYIKNNISSEQIETIYKKAHELIRADPSQKPKEKKDVKKKRWNAAKLSLEQRKERVVKEKENFLEQLAKGAV from the exons atg GGTTTCGTAAAAGTTGTCAAAAATAAACAGTACTTTAAGCGGTATCAAGTACAGTACAGGAGACGCCGTGAAGGTAAAACCAACTACAGGAACCGTAAGAAGTTGACCTTCCAGccgaaaaataaatacaacaCCCCTAAGTACCGGCTTGTAGTTAGGATCACTAACAAAGATGTCATCTGTCAG ATCGTGTACTCAAGAATTGTAGGAGACATGGTAGTATGTGCAGCCTACAGTCATGAACTCCCTCGCTATGGAGTTAAAGTTGGTCTCACCAACTATGCCGCTGCCTACGCCACTGGCCTTCTCTTAGCACGAAGA CTTTTACAAAAGTTGCAACTAGACACCCTTTACGAAGGTTGCAAGGAAGTCAACGGAGATGAATACATCATTGAAGCTGCAGAAAAAGGTCCCCGGCCTTTCAGGTGTTACTTGGACATCGGTCTCGTCCGTACATCTACTGGAGCCCGAGTATTCGGCGCCATGAAAGGTGCTATTGACGGTGGACTCAACATCCCTTACAG GTCCAAGAGATTCCCTGGTTATGATGCTGAAGCGAAGGAGTTCAACGCTGACGTTCATAGGAAGCATATCTTTGGTCTTCACGTTGCTGAATACATGAAACAGCTCCAAGAAGAAGATGAGGATGCCTACCAGAAGCAGTTCTCTCAGTacatcaaaaataatatttccagCGAACAG ATTGAAACCATCTACAAGAAGGCCCATGAGCTGATTCGCGCTGATCCGTCTCAGAAACCGAAAGAGAAGAAGGACGTCAAGAAGAAGAGGTGGAACGCTGCCAAACTGTCCTTGGAACAACGTAAGGAACGTGTTGTCAAAGAGAAAGAGAACTTCCTTGAACAACTCGCTAAAGGCgctgtgtaa